In the genome of Nocardiopsis composta, one region contains:
- a CDS encoding DUF742 domain-containing protein: MSNRRRRSSTRIRSFTFTGGRTRSRHPLMVQTLVSTADPGHDPPENLMPESQDIYLLCRETRSVAEVSAELKIPLGVTQVLLSDLAELGLVYIHPTITGNSPSENQVLERALRGLERLFQ; the protein is encoded by the coding sequence ATGAGCAACCGCAGGCGCAGGAGCAGCACGCGTATCCGGTCCTTCACCTTCACCGGTGGGCGGACCCGGTCGCGGCACCCGCTCATGGTGCAGACCCTGGTCTCCACGGCGGACCCGGGCCACGACCCGCCCGAGAACCTGATGCCGGAGTCCCAGGACATCTACCTGCTGTGCCGCGAGACGCGCTCCGTCGCCGAGGTCTCCGCCGAGTTGAAGATCCCGCTGGGGGTCACCCAGGTGCTGCTCAGCGACCTGGCCGAGCTGGGCCTCGTCTACATCCACCCGACCATCACGGGTAACAGCCCGTCGGAAAACCAGGTTCTGGAGAGGGCTCTTCGTGGTCTCGAACGACTTTTCCAGTGA
- a CDS encoding roadblock/LC7 domain-containing protein, which translates to MNEQLNVTADDFSWLVSNFVRDVHGAEHAIVVSSDGLLLTASRDFPEEHAEQLAAIASGLQSLALGGAKLFGKGECQSLIIRMRQGHLIVMAISDGSSLAVLSDKRADMKVVAYEMTRLVERVAHALTPQLRSELREVIGK; encoded by the coding sequence ATGAACGAGCAGTTGAATGTGACCGCCGATGATTTCTCCTGGCTCGTCTCCAATTTCGTCCGGGACGTGCACGGAGCCGAGCACGCGATCGTCGTGTCATCGGACGGGTTGCTGCTGACCGCCTCCCGGGACTTCCCCGAGGAGCACGCCGAGCAGCTCGCGGCCATCGCCAGCGGCCTGCAGAGCCTCGCGCTGGGCGGCGCGAAGCTGTTCGGCAAGGGCGAGTGCCAGTCGCTCATCATCCGGATGCGCCAGGGGCACCTCATCGTCATGGCGATCAGCGACGGGTCCTCCCTGGCCGTGCTGAGCGACAAGCGGGCCGACATGAAGGTCGTCGCCTATGAGATGACACGCCTGGTGGAGCGGGTCGCGCACGCTCTCACCCCGCAGCTGCGGTCCGAACTGCGCGAGGTGATCGGGAAGTGA
- a CDS encoding styrene monooxygenase/indole monooxygenase family protein produces the protein MRKILIVGAGHSGLQLAHGLLNNGYDVTVITGQTSIEIRTGRPAITQLTMPTALELERELHLDFWSAQAPRIEKFKIGLFPPGMPPTIMPSSFENGGYGIAIDRRVKIADWLEYFEDCGGKVVIHGVTVSDLDYFSRMFDLIVVAVGHGELGALFDHDTSRFSAARKRALAQANIFDVALDPGEKESVGWAGTAPELGCFFLVPFLTREGPCHALFMSDRPGGSMGAWPARPRPDDQFAWMQELLRKYAPPYYERVKDAELVDGRSTIAGMLQPQVRNPVGVLPSGGLVLGISDVVISMDPYVLQGWNHSARCAKSYLESILAHGDKPFDRDFLERTFEEFWEYGHTAQHWSEWVSTMWEQQMPDWVQEIFALMAEVPGAGDRLLKGWNYPPDFFTWLYDEQGGKKWLEELRAARGR, from the coding sequence ATGCGCAAGATCCTCATCGTAGGGGCGGGGCACTCGGGTCTCCAGCTCGCCCACGGCCTGCTGAACAACGGCTACGACGTCACCGTGATCACCGGCCAGACCTCCATCGAGATCCGCACCGGCCGGCCCGCCATCACCCAGCTCACCATGCCCACCGCCCTGGAGCTCGAACGCGAGCTGCACCTGGACTTCTGGAGCGCCCAGGCGCCCAGGATCGAGAAGTTCAAGATCGGGCTGTTCCCTCCGGGGATGCCGCCGACCATCATGCCGAGCAGCTTCGAGAACGGCGGCTACGGCATCGCGATCGACCGCCGGGTGAAGATCGCCGACTGGCTGGAGTACTTCGAGGACTGCGGCGGTAAGGTGGTCATCCACGGGGTGACCGTCAGCGACCTCGACTACTTCTCGCGCATGTTCGACCTCATCGTCGTCGCGGTGGGCCACGGCGAGCTGGGCGCGCTGTTCGACCACGACACCAGCCGGTTCAGCGCGGCGCGCAAGCGGGCGCTGGCCCAGGCCAACATCTTCGACGTCGCGCTCGACCCGGGAGAGAAGGAGAGCGTGGGCTGGGCCGGAACCGCCCCCGAGCTGGGCTGCTTCTTCCTGGTCCCGTTCCTCACCCGTGAGGGGCCCTGCCACGCGCTGTTCATGAGCGACCGGCCGGGCGGCTCGATGGGCGCCTGGCCGGCCCGGCCGCGCCCGGACGACCAGTTCGCCTGGATGCAGGAGCTGCTCCGCAAGTACGCGCCGCCCTACTACGAGCGGGTGAAGGACGCCGAACTGGTCGACGGGCGGAGCACCATCGCCGGAATGCTCCAGCCGCAGGTGCGCAACCCGGTCGGCGTGCTGCCCTCCGGAGGGCTGGTTCTGGGCATCTCCGACGTGGTCATCTCGATGGACCCTTACGTCCTGCAGGGATGGAACCACTCCGCACGGTGCGCGAAGAGCTACCTGGAGAGCATTCTCGCGCACGGCGACAAACCGTTCGACCGGGACTTCCTGGAACGCACCTTCGAGGAGTTCTGGGAGTACGGGCACACCGCGCAGCACTGGTCGGAATGGGTTTCCACGATGTGGGAGCAGCAGATGCCGGACTGGGTGCAGGAGATCTTCGCTCTGATGGCGGAGGTACCCGGTGCCGGAGACCGGCTGCTCAAGGGGTGGAATTACCCTCCCGACTTCTTCACCTGGCTCTACGACGAGCAGGGCGGAAAGAAGTGGTTGGAAGAACTGAGGGCGGCCCGCGGCCGCTGA
- a CDS encoding GTP-binding protein, whose amino-acid sequence MSTKIVVAGGFGAGKTTLVGAVSEIPPVTTEAVMTEASVPHDDTSVTPTKVTTTVAMDFGRITVDQQLVMYMFGTPGQSRFWFMWDDLIRGAVGAVVVVDCRRLADSFDAVDYFETNRRIPYIVALNRFDGRLEYTSEQVREALEIGATVPIIDFDARDRASGGTVLKTLLRYSLQAGAEAEPVG is encoded by the coding sequence ATGTCGACCAAGATCGTCGTCGCCGGCGGCTTCGGCGCCGGGAAGACGACCCTGGTCGGCGCCGTCAGCGAGATCCCGCCGGTGACCACCGAGGCGGTGATGACCGAGGCCAGCGTCCCGCACGACGACACCAGCGTGACGCCGACCAAGGTCACCACCACCGTGGCCATGGACTTCGGCCGTATCACCGTGGATCAGCAGCTGGTCATGTACATGTTCGGCACCCCGGGGCAGTCCCGGTTCTGGTTCATGTGGGACGACCTGATCCGCGGTGCGGTGGGCGCCGTGGTCGTGGTCGACTGCCGGCGGCTCGCGGACAGCTTCGACGCGGTCGACTACTTCGAAACGAACCGGAGGATCCCCTACATCGTCGCGCTGAACCGGTTCGACGGCCGGCTGGAGTACACCTCCGAGCAGGTCCGCGAGGCGCTGGAGATCGGTGCGACGGTGCCGATCATCGACTTCGACGCCCGGGACCGCGCCTCCGGCGGCACGGTGCTCAAGACGCTGCTCCGCTACTCCCTGCAGGCCGGGGCCGAGGCCGAGCCGGTCGGCTGA